Proteins found in one Neomonachus schauinslandi chromosome 1, ASM220157v2, whole genome shotgun sequence genomic segment:
- the BST2 gene encoding bone marrow stromal antigen 2 has translation MAPTFYHYWPVPADKSESMLQDWKLRRQNWLVVLGILLVLGLCAGLIVFAVRANSKACKDGLLAEQECLNVTRLLELQLTQTRQDLLGTMDQAATCNQTVVNLSASLEMEKAQGQEQLIQKEELQGEIEKLKQKLQDALEEVERLRKEKEASSTEGETSFGSSLQALSPLMVPVYLLLGLIALLA, from the exons ATGGCACCTACCTTTTACCATTACTGGCCTGTGCCCGCTGACAAATCAGAGTCAATGCTGCAAGATTGGAAGCTGAGGAGGCAGAACTGGCTGGTGGTCTTGGGGATCCTGTTGGTGCTGGGTCTGTGTGCGGGCCTGATTGTCTTCGCTGTCAGGGCCAACAGCAAAGCCTGCAAGGATGGCCTCCTAGCAGAGCAGGAGTGTCTCAATGTCACCCGTCTCCTGGAGCTCCAGCTAACCCAAACCCGGCAAGACTTACTAGGGACCATGGACCAGGCTGCCACCTGCAACCAGACTGTG GTGAACCTGTCAGCTTCCCTGGAGATGGAGAAGGCCCAAGGTCAGGAGCAGCTCATCCAAAAAGAGGAGCTTCAGG GAGAGATTGAGAAATTGAAGCAGAAGCTGCAAGACGCTTTGGAGGAGGTAGAGCGACTAAG aaaagagaaggaggcCTCAAGCACGGAAGGGGAAACCAGCTTTGGCAGCTCCTTGCAAGCACTCAGCCCCTTGATGGTCCCTGTGTACCTGCTCCTGGGCCTCATTGCTCTGCTGGCCTGA